The region CAAGCGGTATGCGGTCATGCGCGAACGCGCCGACCTGGCTGAACAGCCCGCTGCGTACGACGCCGACATCGAGGCCGCCGACAACTGGATGCAGAAGGCCCTCGAGACCCGCAAGATCAAGGCCGAACGCCAGCCCGCGGCGACCGGCATCGCCATGGCCACCGGCGCGTTGCAGACCACCGGCACGGTGCTCTTTGATTGGTTTCCGTGGATGCAGGAGATCGGATAAAAAACGCAAAAAAAACCTCGGCGCGCCGTCGTCTTCAAGCATCACCGAGGCAGTCGGGCAGATGCCCTGACTATAGCACCCTTAAGAAGGCCGGCCTAACCGGTAGCGCCAAGCCGCTGACTCCTCAATGGATCGTGGCCGGGGTGGTGTCGAAGGAAGCGGCGACTCGCGTGGTCAAGGTGCGCCATACCCCTTCCCACAATTCCAGACCTTCGCGGTCGTTGCCGCCGCGCCAGCGCTTGAAGCCTTTGGCATGTTGTTGCAATACCCCGTGCAGGAGCTGCAATTTGCCGGTGTTGAGCGCAGCTCGGCAACGCAAAATTGGATTGCTCTGAATGGCAGCCAATATTTGCCGGGTATGGTTGTCATCGGCGGCTTTCATGTCGAAGCGCTCACCGCGGAAGCCCCGCTGGCGATGTTTGATATTTTATTCCGCCACGCCGGCGCAAACATTGATAACAACACCTTCGCGATTTCTAGTTTCACGGATGATTTTAACGGCGCACACGTCACGTTTGCGCTCGATGAAACCGCAGCCGCTGCAGCGCCGCGCCAATTCCGGCTGTATCAAAATTATCCCAATCCGGTATCCGTCCAAAATCTTGTGAGCGGCACGGTGATCCGCTACGATTTGCCTGATCGTCTCGGCCAAACCGCGGCCGTGGAACTGATCATCTATAATTTGCAAGGCCAGACCGTGCGCCGGTTGTTCTCGGGTACGCAAACGCCGGGAACACACAAACTCGCTTGGGATGGCCGCGATGATGCCGGTGTGCAAGTGCCAACCGGAACGTATCAGTATCGCTTGAAAGCCGGTGAATATGTGGAAAGCAAGAGAGTCGTCGTGGTGAAATAGGCTCGCGAAGACCACGCCGATTATCAGACGAGCTGAAAATCGAAGCTCTTTGAGCAGCTTTGTAATGCTCGCCCCCAAAAGTTGAAATCCCACAAAAAGGCAAAATCTTTTCGTGGGATTTCATTTTCCTGGGCGAGGCGCTTGCAGAGTTTCATTTAACCGTTGAGACGTCAATCGCCAATCTGTTTAAAACTCCCTGATTCAAACAGAACCGCGTTCGGGCGACAATGTCAGTCAATACGCAGGATCGCGTTTCTGCCCGCCGAACGAACCCGGGAATACCCTTCACAATGTTTTGCTTCACTCTTGGCTGACTCGGAAAAATCGCGACTGGCAGTTTTTTTCGCCCCGGAACAATCTTCCAGTGCTTCCGGTTTAAGGAAAGGTTAAAAAATGGAGTGCTGCCAATGTTCTACAAGACAGCTTTGACTGCCGGCGTTTAGCTAATCCCACGGCTGTGACGCAATCAGGTTCAGCCTGAGTATCTTTGCATCTGAATGGCGCTACTTTTTGGGCAAACGGCAGTTCCGGCATCGGCAATGTTTTCAGGCAGTTGTTATCATATTTTTGCTTGCTTCTCAGCGGCGGACGTGCTACTTTTCCGGCGCTATAAAATATTTGTCCAACCAAGATGGAGGTATCTATCGAGCGCTTTGCTACAGAACATCAACCAGTGAGTTAGAGATTATCCCATTATGACGTTTTACTCTCGCATTGGACGAAGGGCCACGCCACAGCTTTGCACGTGCTTCTTGGTCTTTTTTTGTTTCTGTCTGACGCCCGGTCGCTCATGGGGGCAGGACTCCACGGCTGCCGCAAGCCATTCCGGCTTTAGCCTATCGTTGCCCGCCATCCGAACGTATGATCCTCGCGTTTCTCCATTTGACGAAGCCGGCGCCACGGGCTTAACTCGCTTGTACGGCGGCTTAGGACAGCGCTGGCGTCCCTCTTCGCTGCAGCGCAAAGTCGCCGTTGATTCCACCGGTCAATACATCACCATTCGCGAAGAGCTGTTTGAACAGCCGATTCGTGCGCCTTACAAAGCGCCCATTCAGCTTTATTACGCCGAGCGGCTGCGCAACAATGAATTCAAACTCTGGCAGTCTGCGCTCGCCAAAAGCCTGTCGCCCGGCGCCGAAGCGCGCACGGGCCGCGGCGGCCTGGATGTCGACATTCCGGTGCCGATCAAAAGCCGGGCGTTTGCGCAAATTTTCGGCGGCAGCAGCGTGGGTTTGAACGTGCAGGGCGATATTCAAATCGACGGCGGTTTTCGCAAGGAGAACCGCACCGAACAGCGCACCGCGTTCAACTACGGCTCGAACACCAATTTTAAAATGACGCAGAAACAGCGCTTCACGGTCACGGGCCGCATCGGTGAAAAAGTGACGGTGAACGTCGATCAGGACAGCGAGCGCGCCTTCGATTTTGAAAATAATATCAAATTAAATTACACCGGATTTGAAGACGATATTCTAAAAAAAGTGGAGGCCGGCAACATTGCGCTTTCGCTGCCGGGCACGCGCTACGTCACCTTTGGCGGCGGCAACGCCGGCCTGTTCGGCCTCAAATCCGAAATGCAGCTCGGCAATCTCTTTATCACCGCGATTGCGAGCCAGGAAAAAGGCGAGAGCAAGAAACTGAGCGCCAGTGGCGGCGCGCAGGCAAAAGATTACAATGTGCGCGACTTGAATTATATGCGCGATACGTATTTCTTCTTGCATCGCGAGTATCGCGAAAATTTTCGCTACTATTCGGAAAAATGGCGGCATCTGGCGGTTCCAACCGGCCGGCAAATCCGGCGGCTTGAGGTGTATGTTACCGGCCGCCTGGACGATCCCAAAAATATTCCGGGCGACGCTTATCGTGAGGCGCTGTTGGATGCCGAGGGCAATGTCCTTGTTCTGGATGAACGAGAAAGAGTATCCGGCAGTTTCCGCAAGCTGGTTCCGGAGCAGGATTATCGCTATGAGCCGACGCTGGGCTACATTCGCCTGACGCAGCGTGCGCAAGAGGGCGAGGCGCTTGCCGTGGCTTACGAGACGAACGACGGGGAAATTCATGGTGATATCAATTTTGTTACTGGCAGGCCATTTCGCCTGAAATTGTTGCGCGAGCGTACCACCTTGCCTGCGCCGCGCGATTTAGATGACACCTGGCATCTGGAGTGGAAGAATGTTTATGACCTGGGCAGCCGCAACATTCCGGAAGAGGGTTTGGACATCCGCGTTTATTTTCAGCCCGGCTCGGCCGGCACGCCGGAAGAGACGCTGATTTTGCCCGGCGGCGGCCAGATTTCATATCTCAATATTTTCGGATTGGACGAAACCAACGTCAACGGCGAGCGCCGGCCGGACAACCAAATCGATCTCGACGGGTTCGTGGTCAATCGCGGCGCCGGCGAATTGACCTTTCCCTTTTTGCGGCCGTTTGACGCACGAGATTCGGTGTTTGTGTTTGATCAGGCCTCGCAGTCATTTCAAGTTTTCAAGAATCCCCTGCCACTCGACAAGCAAGTCACGGCCATGTACGATACCGCGTCTTACAGCGAGCAGCAACGCCTGACCAAATTCATCATCGAGGTCAAATCTCAAAACAAAACCTCCACATATCAGCTCGGCTTCAACGTCATCGAAGGCTCCGAAGAAGTATCGCTGCGCGGCAACCGTTTGGTGCGCGACACGGATTATGTCATTGATTATTTCTCCGGCACGCTCACCGTCACCAATCCGGAAGCCAACAAGCCCGACGCGCAGCTTGAGATCACCTATCAAAACAACCAGCTTTTTCAGCTCGAAAAGAAATCCATTCTCGGATCGCGCGCGGAATTCCGCATCAATAAAGATTCATTCATTGGCGGCACACTGCTGTATTTGAGCGAGCGCTCGCTGGAGCAGCGTGTGCGCTTGAGCGGCGGCGAAGACCGCGGCCCGATGAAAAACCTGGTGTGGGATTTCAATACGCGCTTGCAATTCCAGCCGAATTTTCTCAGTCGCGCGCTCGATGCGTTGCCCATCATTGCGACCCAGCAAGCGAGCACCCTCAACCTCGAAGGCGAAATTGCGCAAATCATTCCCAATCCTAATGCGCTGAACAACAAGGAAACCGGCGATCCGAACGGCGTGGCGTATGTAGACGATTTCGAAGGCACGAAACGCACGACGCCGCTGGGCGTGTCGCGGCGCGCCTGGGTGCAATCTTCGATTCCGGTGGAGATTTTGAACGACGACCTGGCCGTGCTCTATGACGATCCGGGAGGCGATCTCCTCACCCGGCCACGACGCAAAGCGCTGGCGCGGCGCGGCGATTTTATTTGGTGGAATCCGATTCAAGGCATTCCGGTAACCGAAATTTATACGACGCGACAGACGAATGCGGGTTTGGGCGGCGCGCCGCAAAATCTGCCGGTGTTGGTTTTTGATTTCATTCCGCAACCGGCCCGAACGCCGCAAGGCACGCCGGTGTCCGAACCGGAAAAATCCTGGGCCGGTATTTTGCGCGCATTATCGCCAGGTTATTTCGATCAAACCGAATCAAAATTTTTGGAAATCTGGATCAACGGCGACACCGGGCGCGTTCACATCGATCTTGGCTTGATTTCGGAAGACGCCATTCCCAACGATTCGCTCAACTCCGAGGATTTGGTACGCAATCGTTTTTTCAATAACGTTCTCGATGACGGCGAAGACGTGGGGCTTGACATGATGGTGGGCGCCGATCCCAACGATTTCTGGG is a window of Cytophagia bacterium CHB2 DNA encoding:
- a CDS encoding T9SS type A sorting domain-containing protein yields the protein MDRGRGGVEGSGDSRGQGAPYPFPQFQTFAVVAAAPALEAFGMLLQYPVQELQFAGVERSSATQNWIALNGSQYLPGMVVIGGFHVEALTAEAPLAMFDILFRHAGANIDNNTFAISSFTDDFNGAHVTFALDETAAAAAPRQFRLYQNYPNPVSVQNLVSGTVIRYDLPDRLGQTAAVELIIYNLQGQTVRRLFSGTQTPGTHKLAWDGRDDAGVQVPTGTYQYRLKAGEYVESKRVVVVK
- the sprA gene encoding cell surface protein SprA → MTFYSRIGRRATPQLCTCFLVFFCFCLTPGRSWGQDSTAAASHSGFSLSLPAIRTYDPRVSPFDEAGATGLTRLYGGLGQRWRPSSLQRKVAVDSTGQYITIREELFEQPIRAPYKAPIQLYYAERLRNNEFKLWQSALAKSLSPGAEARTGRGGLDVDIPVPIKSRAFAQIFGGSSVGLNVQGDIQIDGGFRKENRTEQRTAFNYGSNTNFKMTQKQRFTVTGRIGEKVTVNVDQDSERAFDFENNIKLNYTGFEDDILKKVEAGNIALSLPGTRYVTFGGGNAGLFGLKSEMQLGNLFITAIASQEKGESKKLSASGGAQAKDYNVRDLNYMRDTYFFLHREYRENFRYYSEKWRHLAVPTGRQIRRLEVYVTGRLDDPKNIPGDAYREALLDAEGNVLVLDERERVSGSFRKLVPEQDYRYEPTLGYIRLTQRAQEGEALAVAYETNDGEIHGDINFVTGRPFRLKLLRERTTLPAPRDLDDTWHLEWKNVYDLGSRNIPEEGLDIRVYFQPGSAGTPEETLILPGGGQISYLNIFGLDETNVNGERRPDNQIDLDGFVVNRGAGELTFPFLRPFDARDSVFVFDQASQSFQVFKNPLPLDKQVTAMYDTASYSEQQRLTKFIIEVKSQNKTSTYQLGFNVIEGSEEVSLRGNRLVRDTDYVIDYFSGTLTVTNPEANKPDAQLEITYQNNQLFQLEKKSILGSRAEFRINKDSFIGGTLLYLSERSLEQRVRLSGGEDRGPMKNLVWDFNTRLQFQPNFLSRALDALPIIATQQASTLNLEGEIAQIIPNPNALNNKETGDPNGVAYVDDFEGTKRTTPLGVSRRAWVQSSIPVEILNDDLAVLYDDPGGDLLTRPRRKALARRGDFIWWNPIQGIPVTEIYTTRQTNAGLGGAPQNLPVLVFDFIPQPARTPQGTPVSEPEKSWAGILRALSPGYFDQTESKFLEIWINGDTGRVHIDLGLISEDAIPNDSLNSEDLVRNRFFNNVLDDGEDVGLDMMVGADPNDFWDINRNGVQDWGEPSSNDDWVSNKISFGGGTLNGTENNGKGGSLSDEGGLRPDTEDLNANGSLDRDNSYLSYLIDLNDPSQSSKYIAGRGREGSGWTLYRIPLTDAADTVGVATLSRVEFARIWIDGFKQPGRLQLAEISLVSNEWKEVGITKEPNAFGEFNKEKDERFDVTIINTEENPSYPFPPGVKREQNLIQKIEEKEQSQVFRIRKAVPPGGVVPAGLIPGEIAVAQKSLQSLNFVRYDSLKMFVYGSPGVKVNADTSTIKFFIRFGADENHFYEFREDVFPDPDSTSGNNPNRWDRRNEMTIYLPALTDFKRVLQDSALLAEAMQSGAVKQIPSGITQVDDYFSFVPNPAKRQEWRVRGNPSLTNIRLLTVGIQNVGQQEFTGEIWLDELRVSGVQKEKGMAMRGRADLRLADLGGINFEIEDVDADFHNVSQRFGSGNNSRRLSVNGNFALDKLLPQSLGLNVPVSASYSESKSSPKYIPGSDILLTPELLQKFKNDDLAAIDDNTKQRGVNVSVSRRGRSNNFIIKNTIDNLSGSFSYSQNKATNSTTRISERNAYAGNLDYRLTFGRNNYITPFAWIGKTPLFGKLSTTKLYYSPQRFDAKIQANSAVTLNQTRRTLNGREIARGDSIITQNFGVTEGISGSYKLFENLTADYGLNFNHLVKPRVARGPDSAATANATMSFIEGLRRFSWGKRELLSTSQTFNASYNPNLFSWMTTGMTYSANYRLNNSLQQRLGALNTTLNRSISLNSSLRFSQLFQFAKRKAPTSTPGRQEPGR